The Halobellus sp. MBLA0158 genome has a window encoding:
- a CDS encoding ATP-dependent DNA helicase → MHPADVPELPAGVADHLREEGIEELYPPQAEAVEAGVTRGESLVAAVPTASGKTLIAELAMLSSVARGGKALYIVPLRALASEKKVEFERWEAYGFDVGVSTGNYDSDGEWLASRDIVVATSEKVDSLVRNGAGWIDDLTCVVADEVHLVDDAERGPTLEVTLGKLRTLNPGLQIVALSATVGNADVVAEWLDAELVESAWRPIDLRMGVHYGNAITFDDGSQREVPVGSGERPTAALVDDALAGDDGADGDDQGSSLVFVNSRRNAEAAAKRLKDVTATHLTDDERGRLAELATEIRDVSDAETSDTLADCVAKGAAFHHAGLAPEHRSLVEEAFRDRLVKCVSATPTLAAGVNTPSRRVIVRDWRRYDGEFGGMKPLDVLEVHQMMGRAGRPGLDPYGEAVLLAKNSETRDELFERYIWADPEPVRSKLAAEPALRTHALATVASGFAHTRDELLEFLDRTLYATQTDESGRLERVTDDVLAYLDRNGFIEREDGTLTATGIGHTVSQLYLDPMTAAEIIDGLEWADANRGEMVRALGDGGSARSASEGEDAAADSGFQRASELASGSAEESSDDADADAAGDSADDSDITYPTALGLFHLVSRTPDMYQLYLKSGDREEYTEVCYEREAELLGRTPSEYEDVRFEEWLSALKTARMLEDWAREVDEDRITERYGVGPGDIRGKVETAEWLLGAAERLAGEVGLPAVPVREVKKRVQYGVREDLLDLAGVRNVGRKRARRLYEAGVETRADLREADKSTVLRALRGRRKTAERILENVGRQDPSMDDVSEGAGDASTSLDPSSTSPTDSDDADGDPEAQSSLGDFG, encoded by the coding sequence ATGCACCCGGCGGACGTGCCCGAACTGCCAGCGGGGGTCGCCGACCACCTCCGCGAGGAAGGGATCGAGGAGCTGTACCCGCCCCAGGCCGAGGCCGTCGAGGCCGGCGTGACCCGCGGCGAGAGCCTCGTCGCCGCCGTCCCGACCGCCTCGGGCAAGACGCTGATCGCGGAGCTCGCGATGCTTTCGAGCGTCGCCCGCGGGGGGAAAGCGCTCTACATCGTCCCCCTCCGCGCGCTCGCCTCAGAGAAGAAGGTCGAGTTCGAGCGCTGGGAAGCGTACGGCTTCGACGTCGGCGTCTCGACGGGCAACTACGACTCCGACGGCGAGTGGCTCGCCTCCCGCGACATCGTCGTCGCGACCTCCGAGAAGGTCGACTCCCTGGTCCGCAACGGCGCGGGCTGGATCGACGACCTGACCTGCGTCGTCGCCGACGAGGTCCACCTCGTCGACGACGCCGAGCGCGGCCCCACCCTGGAGGTCACGCTCGGGAAACTGCGGACGCTGAACCCCGGCCTCCAGATCGTCGCCCTCTCGGCCACTGTCGGCAACGCCGACGTCGTCGCCGAGTGGCTCGACGCCGAGCTCGTCGAGTCGGCGTGGCGGCCGATCGACCTCCGGATGGGCGTCCACTACGGGAACGCGATCACCTTCGACGACGGGAGCCAGCGCGAGGTCCCCGTCGGCTCCGGCGAACGCCCCACGGCCGCGCTCGTCGACGACGCCCTGGCCGGGGACGACGGCGCCGACGGCGACGACCAGGGCTCCTCGCTCGTGTTCGTGAACTCCCGGCGGAACGCCGAGGCGGCGGCAAAGCGCCTCAAGGACGTCACGGCGACCCACCTCACCGACGACGAGCGCGGCCGACTCGCCGAGCTCGCGACCGAGATCAGGGACGTCTCCGACGCCGAAACGAGCGACACGCTCGCGGACTGCGTCGCGAAGGGCGCGGCGTTCCACCACGCCGGCCTCGCGCCCGAGCACCGCTCGCTCGTCGAGGAGGCCTTCCGCGACCGCCTCGTCAAGTGCGTGTCGGCGACGCCGACGCTCGCCGCCGGCGTCAACACGCCCAGCCGGCGGGTGATCGTCCGCGACTGGCGGCGCTACGACGGCGAGTTCGGCGGGATGAAGCCGCTCGACGTCCTCGAAGTCCACCAGATGATGGGTCGGGCCGGCCGGCCGGGCTTGGATCCCTACGGCGAGGCCGTCCTGCTCGCGAAGAATTCGGAGACCAGAGACGAGCTGTTCGAGCGGTACATCTGGGCCGATCCCGAGCCCGTCCGCTCGAAGCTCGCCGCCGAGCCCGCGCTGCGGACGCACGCGCTCGCGACGGTCGCGTCCGGCTTCGCCCACACCCGGGACGAACTGCTGGAGTTCCTGGACCGGACGCTCTATGCGACCCAGACCGACGAGTCGGGTCGCCTGGAGCGAGTGACCGACGACGTCCTCGCGTACCTCGACCGCAACGGCTTCATAGAGCGCGAGGACGGCACGCTCACTGCGACGGGCATCGGCCACACGGTCTCGCAACTGTACCTGGATCCGATGACCGCCGCCGAGATCATCGACGGCCTGGAGTGGGCCGACGCCAACCGCGGCGAGATGGTGCGGGCGCTCGGGGACGGCGGCTCGGCACGCTCGGCGTCCGAAGGCGAAGACGCCGCGGCCGACTCGGGCTTCCAGCGGGCCAGCGAACTGGCGTCGGGATCGGCCGAAGAGTCGAGCGACGACGCAGACGCCGACGCGGCCGGCGACTCCGCCGACGACTCGGACATCACCTACCCGACGGCGCTCGGGCTCTTCCACCTCGTCTCGCGCACGCCGGATATGTACCAGCTCTACCTGAAATCCGGCGACCGCGAGGAGTACACCGAGGTCTGCTACGAGCGCGAGGCCGAGCTGTTGGGGCGGACGCCCTCCGAGTACGAGGACGTCCGCTTCGAGGAGTGGCTCTCGGCGCTGAAGACGGCGCGGATGCTCGAAGACTGGGCCAGGGAGGTCGACGAGGACCGGATCACGGAGCGCTACGGCGTCGGCCCCGGCGACATCCGCGGCAAGGTCGAGACCGCCGAGTGGCTGCTGGGCGCGGCCGAACGGCTCGCGGGCGAGGTCGGACTCCCCGCCGTCCCGGTCCGCGAGGTCAAAAAGCGCGTCCAGTACGGCGTCCGCGAGGACCTGCTCGATCTGGCGGGCGTCCGCAACGTCGGCCGCAAGCGCGCCCGCCGGCTCTACGAGGCCGGGGTCGAGACCCGCGCGGACCTCCGCGAGGCCGATAAGTCGACGGTCCTCCGCGCCCTCCGCGGCCGCCGGAAGACCGCCGAGCGCATCCTCGAAAACGTGGGCCGGCAGGATCCCTCGATGGACGACGTCTCCGAGGGTGCGGGCGACGCGTCGACGTCCCTCGATCCGTCGTCGACGTCCCCGACCGACTCGGACGACGCCGACGGCGACCCGGAAGCGCAGTCCAGCCTGGGTGATTTCGGATGA
- the cgi121 gene encoding KEOPS complex subunit Cgi121, whose translation MRLVEGVVAVDDVDAFVAALADVAGDTGATVQAFDARYVVSRRHLERAVELADRAIERGENVARDRAVEILLYAAGRRQITDALELGVDEGPNRAVILVDGGDETEAAEAVRSRILDRSEPTLGDYDPDRVREFFGITDAELDAVDGDVEALVLERVALLVVEK comes from the coding sequence ATGAGGCTCGTCGAGGGCGTCGTCGCCGTCGACGACGTCGACGCGTTCGTCGCCGCGCTGGCCGACGTCGCCGGCGACACGGGCGCGACGGTCCAGGCGTTCGACGCCCGCTACGTCGTGAGCCGCCGCCACCTCGAACGCGCGGTGGAGCTGGCCGACAGGGCGATCGAACGCGGCGAGAACGTCGCCCGCGACCGCGCCGTCGAGATCCTGCTGTACGCCGCGGGACGTCGACAGATCACCGACGCGCTCGAACTCGGCGTCGACGAGGGGCCGAACCGCGCCGTCATCCTCGTCGACGGCGGCGACGAGACGGAGGCGGCGGAGGCGGTCCGCTCGCGGATCCTCGACCGCTCCGAGCCGACGCTCGGCGACTACGACCCCGACCGCGTCCGCGAGTTCTTCGGGATCACCGACGCGGAACTTGACGCCGTCGACGGCGACGTCGAGGCGCTGGTCCTCGAACGGGTGGCGCTGTTGGTCGTCGAGAAGTAG
- a CDS encoding thiamine ABC transporter substrate-binding protein, translating to MRRRTFLRAVGAGGVAGLAGCTGGDGGSTETSGGETETATGTATGTAGGTPELVVATYGAFVDAPSTSPGPWIKEAFESEFDATLTFATPDSEINYFIERALRDVEIEADAYVGLNVDMLIRIDERLDDGLFTAVDDVDGQGDVKDGLNFDPQGRIVPYDTSYVSLVYNETMDGGEFAAPETFDGLLESAYEGDLLVQNPAASSTGKSFLLHTIKAKGEDGYLDYWQRLQDNGARVLSDWSTSYNAYLEEEAPMVVSYSTDQVYANREGQDLAKHRIRFLNDQGYAYPEGMSVFRDADDPDLARRFLEFMLRPDVQGEIAQRNVAFPATTTAELPGDFAEYAQAPPEAVTFTYDALRDNVSEWTSAWERQFASN from the coding sequence ATGAGACGGAGAACGTTCCTTCGTGCGGTCGGTGCGGGCGGCGTCGCTGGGCTGGCCGGCTGTACCGGCGGCGACGGCGGCTCCACCGAGACGAGCGGCGGCGAGACTGAGACCGCGACCGGAACGGCGACCGGGACGGCCGGCGGCACGCCCGAACTGGTCGTCGCGACCTACGGCGCGTTCGTCGACGCGCCCTCGACGAGCCCCGGGCCGTGGATCAAGGAGGCCTTCGAGTCGGAGTTCGACGCGACGCTCACCTTCGCGACGCCCGACAGCGAGATCAACTACTTCATCGAGCGGGCGCTCCGCGACGTCGAGATCGAGGCCGACGCCTACGTCGGGCTCAACGTCGATATGCTCATCCGGATCGACGAGCGGCTCGACGACGGGCTGTTCACGGCCGTCGACGACGTCGACGGCCAGGGCGACGTCAAGGACGGGCTGAACTTCGATCCGCAGGGCCGGATCGTCCCCTACGACACCAGCTACGTCAGTCTGGTCTACAACGAGACGATGGACGGCGGGGAGTTCGCCGCGCCGGAGACCTTCGACGGCCTGCTCGAATCCGCCTACGAGGGCGACCTCCTCGTCCAGAACCCGGCCGCGAGCTCGACGGGGAAGTCCTTCCTCCTCCACACGATCAAGGCGAAGGGCGAGGACGGCTACCTCGACTACTGGCAACGGCTCCAGGACAACGGCGCGCGCGTCCTCTCCGATTGGAGCACCTCGTACAACGCCTACCTGGAGGAGGAGGCGCCGATGGTCGTCTCCTACTCGACCGACCAGGTGTACGCCAACCGCGAGGGCCAAGACCTCGCGAAGCACCGGATTCGGTTCCTGAACGATCAGGGCTACGCCTACCCCGAGGGGATGTCGGTCTTCCGCGACGCCGACGACCCCGACCTCGCACGGCGGTTCCTCGAATTCATGCTCCGGCCCGACGTCCAGGGCGAGATCGCCCAGCGGAACGTCGCGTTCCCGGCGACGACGACCGCCGAACTCCCCGGCGACTTCGCCGAGTACGCCCAGGCGCCGCCGGAAGCAGTCACCTTCACGTACGACGCCCTGCGAGACAACGTGAGTGAGTGGACCTCGGCGTGGGAACGGCAGTTCGCCAGCAACTGA
- a CDS encoding AI-2E family transporter encodes MSQHRRYALGGLFVAAGALAAALLASVLGTVFFAVTVAYLLWPLRQEIVDRGQSRRVASAGTTAAAFLATLLLLAPLAVVAYLRFDSFVAVIGLLPAEIDISVLGFEYLLTLESLTDLAVVVVERAARRAATAAPVLLVKVTLFVFLVYSLLFYGEDAHRAALALVPPTYRDAARSLNRRARDTLFAIYVLQAVTALGTFVLAVPVFFALGYDAVVTLATIAAVLQFIPIVGPSVLLAGLAAYHVALGQPVQAALVFLVGGFVVAWLPDVLIRPRLARETARIPGSLYFVGFFGGALTLGALGVVAGPLAVALFVESASLLSAELNPAELSPAESADSESGPAGDEG; translated from the coding sequence ATGTCACAGCATCGTCGGTACGCGCTCGGGGGCCTGTTCGTCGCCGCCGGCGCGCTCGCGGCCGCCCTCCTGGCGTCGGTCCTCGGGACGGTCTTCTTCGCCGTCACCGTCGCGTACCTCCTGTGGCCGCTCCGCCAGGAGATCGTCGATCGGGGGCAGTCCCGCCGGGTCGCGAGTGCCGGCACGACCGCGGCGGCGTTCCTGGCGACGCTGCTGCTCCTCGCGCCGCTGGCGGTCGTGGCGTACCTCCGCTTCGACTCCTTCGTCGCCGTGATCGGCCTGCTCCCGGCGGAGATCGATATTTCGGTCCTGGGGTTCGAGTACCTCCTCACGCTGGAGTCGCTCACCGACCTCGCGGTCGTCGTCGTCGAGCGCGCCGCCCGCCGCGCCGCGACGGCCGCGCCCGTCCTGCTCGTGAAGGTCACGCTGTTCGTCTTCCTCGTCTACTCGCTGCTGTTCTACGGCGAGGACGCCCACCGCGCGGCGCTGGCGCTCGTGCCCCCGACCTACCGCGACGCCGCCCGGTCGCTCAACCGCCGCGCCCGCGACACGCTGTTCGCGATCTACGTCCTCCAGGCGGTCACCGCGCTCGGCACGTTCGTCCTCGCCGTCCCGGTCTTCTTCGCGCTCGGCTACGACGCGGTCGTGACGCTCGCGACCATCGCCGCCGTCCTCCAGTTCATCCCGATCGTCGGCCCGAGCGTCCTCTTGGCCGGGCTGGCGGCCTACCACGTCGCGCTCGGCCAGCCGGTCCAGGCGGCGCTCGTCTTCCTCGTCGGCGGCTTCGTCGTCGCGTGGCTCCCGGACGTGCTCATCCGCCCCCGACTCGCCCGCGAGACGGCGCGGATCCCGGGGAGCCTCTACTTCGTGGGGTTCTTCGGCGGCGCGCTCACCCTCGGCGCGCTCGGCGTCGTCGCCGGCCCGCTGGCTGTCGCGCTGTTCGTCGAGTCGGCGTCGCTGCTCTCCGCGGAGCTGAATCCGGCGGAACTGAGCCCGGCGGAGTCGGCCGATTCCGAGTCCGGCCCCGCGGGCGACGAGGGCTGA
- a CDS encoding CPBP family intramembrane glutamic endopeptidase yields MPSAPSTEPTGGGTADTTTESVPAAIDTSRLATFFGTLLALVVGFVVAARVASVRLVAVAPVYMFTPLVAAAVTMLRSDVSLDEIGGRIGRLRWYLAAAVAALALVVVALGVAVAMPGVAFDPTADPTPGIGLPSGAVGVVAVAGLVLGLGMTVNAAFALGEEAGWRGYLLWELAPLGFWRASALIGVCWGLWHAPVILDGYNYPSFPLVGVLAMTAATVAFSPLYTYVCLRARSVLAAAAFHGVFNAAAGIVTAYAAAETTLLDELVASPVGLGGIAAFGLATAALAAVGTPELSRSALGGERSESDGSTRG; encoded by the coding sequence ATGCCCTCCGCACCATCCACCGAACCGACCGGCGGCGGCACCGCCGATACGACGACCGAATCGGTCCCCGCAGCGATCGACACCTCGCGGCTCGCGACGTTCTTCGGCACGCTCCTCGCGCTCGTGGTCGGCTTCGTCGTCGCCGCCCGCGTCGCGAGCGTCCGGCTCGTCGCCGTCGCACCGGTGTATATGTTCACGCCCCTCGTCGCCGCCGCGGTCACGATGCTCCGGAGCGACGTCTCGCTCGACGAGATCGGCGGGCGGATCGGCCGCCTCCGCTGGTACCTCGCCGCCGCGGTGGCGGCCCTCGCGCTCGTCGTCGTCGCGCTCGGGGTGGCGGTGGCGATGCCCGGGGTGGCGTTCGACCCGACGGCGGATCCGACGCCCGGCATCGGACTCCCGTCCGGAGCCGTCGGGGTCGTCGCGGTCGCCGGCCTGGTCCTCGGACTCGGAATGACCGTCAACGCGGCCTTCGCGCTGGGCGAGGAGGCGGGCTGGCGGGGCTATCTGCTCTGGGAGCTCGCGCCGCTGGGGTTCTGGCGGGCGAGCGCCCTGATCGGCGTCTGCTGGGGGCTCTGGCACGCGCCGGTGATCCTCGACGGCTACAACTACCCGTCGTTCCCGCTGGTCGGCGTCCTCGCGATGACGGCCGCGACGGTGGCGTTCTCGCCGCTCTACACCTACGTCTGCCTCCGGGCGCGGTCGGTGCTGGCCGCGGCCGCCTTCCACGGCGTCTTCAACGCCGCCGCGGGGATCGTCACCGCCTACGCGGCTGCGGAGACGACGCTCCTCGACGAACTGGTGGCGAGTCCCGTCGGCCTCGGCGGCATCGCGGCCTTCGGGCTCGCGACGGCGGCGCTGGCGGCCGTCGGTACTCCCGAGTTGTCGCGGTCGGCTCTCGGCGGCGAGCGCTCCGAGTCCGACGGGTCGACGCGGGGGTGA
- a CDS encoding DEAD/DEAH box helicase yields MAATDDPAYVDHPLLNPGFIERRRYQLELAGTARNAHTLVCLPTGLGKTTVSLLVTADRLDEHGGTALFLAPTKPLVQQHAEFYREALAIPDEEIVVFTGEISPDDRAEAWDDARVVVATPQVVENDLVGSRISLAEVTHLTFDECHRATGDYAYVYIAERYHEDAETPLVTGMSASPGGDEDAILTVCRNLGITEVEVMTEDDADVDEYTHDTSVEWERIELPDEILQIRDALNEVIKDRLQKLKQLGVTNTTQPDVSQKQLNQMRGKLQELMNADKSEGYKGMSTHAEVMKLRRAVELVETQSVESVRRYFERQRNAARSSGASKASQRLVAEPRVREAMKLAESFDGTHPKFSRARILLAQTLGIEGGERVIVFTESRDTAEALTEFLSASFAVEKFVGQGDKESSEGMTQKEQQETLDAFRNGEFEVLVSTSVAEEGLDVPEVDLVCFFEPVPTAIRSIQRKGRTGRQAEGRVVVLLAEDTRDEAYFWISRRREKEMESELRELKSVAGDIESELNPPQGALDAYESAAEGEPEDANGGSTTDAEPSGGSAADAAESDGGTESAAGAQTDGQAGLTDFGATDEEIERARGDENVDGEAGDDEADESDKSDDSEGIVATAGDDADETEIVVDQRELDAAIAKDLSKRDGVRTRLETLAVGDYVLSDRVAVERKSVSDFLDTLLDGERSLFEQIGDLARAYARPVLIVEGDGLYEERNVHPGAIRGALASLAVDFDVSVLRTRDEDDTAELLLTIAEREQGERDRTVSVHGEKSAKTLAEQQEYVVSSIADIGPVTAQSLLQEFGTVEGVMTAREDDLREVDGVGEVTAERIREVVGSDYE; encoded by the coding sequence ATGGCGGCCACCGACGACCCCGCGTACGTCGATCACCCCCTCCTGAACCCCGGGTTCATCGAGCGGCGCCGGTACCAGCTCGAACTCGCGGGCACCGCGCGGAACGCCCACACCCTCGTCTGTCTCCCGACCGGGCTCGGCAAGACGACGGTGAGCCTGCTCGTGACGGCCGACCGGCTCGACGAGCACGGCGGCACGGCGCTCTTTCTCGCGCCCACGAAGCCGCTCGTCCAGCAGCACGCGGAGTTCTACCGCGAGGCGCTCGCGATCCCCGACGAGGAGATCGTCGTCTTCACCGGCGAGATCAGCCCCGACGACCGGGCCGAGGCCTGGGACGACGCGCGGGTCGTCGTCGCGACGCCGCAGGTCGTCGAGAACGACCTCGTCGGCAGCCGGATCTCCCTCGCGGAGGTCACCCACCTCACCTTCGACGAGTGCCACCGCGCGACCGGCGACTACGCCTACGTTTACATCGCCGAGCGCTACCACGAAGACGCCGAAACGCCGCTCGTGACCGGGATGAGCGCCTCCCCCGGCGGGGACGAGGACGCGATCCTGACGGTGTGTCGGAACCTCGGGATCACCGAGGTCGAGGTGATGACCGAAGACGACGCCGACGTCGACGAGTACACCCACGACACCTCCGTCGAGTGGGAGCGGATCGAGCTCCCCGACGAGATCCTGCAGATCAGAGACGCCCTCAACGAGGTGATCAAGGACCGCCTCCAGAAGCTGAAGCAGCTGGGGGTGACGAACACGACCCAGCCCGACGTCTCCCAAAAGCAGCTGAATCAGATGCGCGGGAAGCTCCAGGAGCTGATGAACGCCGACAAGTCGGAGGGGTACAAGGGGATGTCCACCCACGCGGAGGTGATGAAGCTCCGGCGGGCGGTCGAGCTCGTCGAGACCCAGTCGGTCGAGTCCGTCCGCAGGTACTTCGAGCGCCAGCGCAACGCCGCGCGCTCGTCGGGCGCGTCGAAGGCGAGCCAGCGGCTCGTCGCCGAGCCCCGAGTGCGAGAGGCGATGAAGCTCGCGGAGTCCTTCGACGGGACGCACCCGAAGTTCTCGCGTGCGAGGATCCTGCTGGCCCAGACGCTCGGCATCGAGGGCGGCGAGCGCGTGATCGTCTTCACGGAGTCCCGCGACACCGCCGAAGCGCTGACGGAGTTCCTCTCGGCGTCGTTCGCGGTGGAGAAGTTCGTCGGCCAGGGCGACAAGGAGAGCTCCGAGGGGATGACCCAGAAGGAGCAACAGGAGACCCTCGACGCGTTCCGAAACGGAGAGTTCGAGGTGCTCGTCTCGACCTCGGTCGCCGAGGAGGGCCTGGACGTCCCCGAAGTCGATCTCGTGTGCTTCTTCGAGCCGGTGCCGACCGCGATCCGGTCGATCCAGCGGAAGGGTCGGACCGGTCGGCAGGCCGAGGGCCGGGTCGTCGTGCTCCTGGCCGAAGACACCCGCGACGAGGCGTACTTCTGGATCTCGCGCCGGCGCGAGAAGGAGATGGAGTCCGAACTCCGGGAGCTCAAGAGCGTCGCGGGCGACATCGAGTCCGAACTCAATCCGCCGCAGGGGGCGCTGGACGCGTACGAGAGTGCGGCCGAGGGCGAGCCGGAAGACGCGAACGGCGGATCGACGACGGACGCCGAGCCGAGCGGCGGATCCGCGGCGGACGCCGCCGAAAGCGACGGCGGCACCGAATCGGCCGCGGGCGCTCAGACCGACGGCCAGGCGGGGCTGACGGACTTCGGCGCCACCGACGAGGAGATCGAGCGGGCGCGGGGAGACGAGAACGTCGACGGCGAGGCCGGCGACGACGAAGCCGACGAGTCCGACAAATCCGACGACTCGGAGGGAATCGTCGCGACCGCCGGCGACGACGCCGACGAGACCGAGATCGTCGTCGACCAGCGCGAGCTCGACGCCGCGATCGCGAAGGACCTCTCGAAGCGCGACGGCGTCCGCACCCGCCTGGAGACGCTGGCGGTCGGCGACTACGTCCTCTCCGATCGCGTCGCGGTCGAGCGGAAGTCCGTCAGCGACTTCCTCGACACCCTCTTGGACGGCGAGCGCTCGCTGTTCGAGCAGATCGGCGACCTCGCCCGCGCGTACGCACGTCCCGTGTTGATCGTCGAGGGCGACGGCCTCTACGAGGAGCGGAACGTCCACCCCGGCGCGATCCGGGGCGCGCTCGCGTCGCTGGCGGTCGATTTCGACGTGAGCGTCCTCCGGACCAGAGACGAGGACGACACCGCCGAACTCCTCCTGACGATCGCCGAGCGCGAGCAGGGCGAGCGCGACCGGACGGTGAGCGTCCACGGCGAGAAGAGCGCGAAGACGCTCGCCGAACAGCAGGAGTACGTCGTCTCGTCGATCGCCGACATCGGCCCCGTGACCGCCCAGTCGCTCCTACAGGAGTTCGGGACCGTCGAGGGCGTGATGACCGCGCGCGAGGACGACCTCCGGGAGGTCGACGGCGTCGGCGAGGTGACGGCCGAGCGGATCCGCGAGGTCGTCGGCAGCGACTACGAGTAG
- a CDS encoding ABC transporter permease: MVATALVLVVVFYYPVATVFVDSVLVDGQFTIEPLVSVLTSRFYLVEIFGFTAYQALLSTVASVVLGLPGAWLLARFEFPGRETLRSLTILPFVMPSIMVAIGFVATFGQNGTLNAVLRALGLPTVELLFTLPAIVIAHAFYNAPLVARVTTAAWESVDASAIETARSLGASPTRAFRDVVVPQLLPAVAVGATLTFVFTFASFPIVLALGGFRLATVEVFIYSRIQNLAYAEAASLAVVETAISLGLTYLYLRYEGRQRASGQGARPQPRRSLWPRRGGAEDGIGADAWDLREIATRVGIAAYALVVLAVFVVPIASMVLTSLTGPEGELSLRHYRFLLERQRTGAAYQVRPLPAIENSLLFGAGTLLVAVPMGVLMAVLTTRDFRGRAVVDALSMAPLAVSGIVVGLGLLRGLVFGVEVFGTRLTVTGALAVVAAHAVGAYPFVTRNVAPLLRNLDPRLVESARSLGASRARALVDIELPLVAAGVVAGAAFAFAISIGEFDSTVVLAEGSTSYTMPVAVERYLGRRLGPATAMGCLLLLVTSLSFVVIERFGGQYSGRGGF, encoded by the coding sequence ATGGTCGCGACCGCGCTCGTCCTCGTCGTGGTCTTCTACTACCCGGTCGCGACGGTGTTCGTCGACAGCGTCCTCGTCGACGGGCAATTCACGATCGAGCCCCTGGTCTCGGTGCTGACCTCGCGGTTCTACCTCGTCGAGATCTTCGGCTTCACCGCCTATCAGGCGCTCCTGTCGACAGTCGCGTCCGTCGTCTTGGGCCTGCCGGGCGCCTGGCTCCTGGCGCGCTTCGAGTTCCCCGGCCGGGAGACGCTCCGGTCGCTGACGATCCTCCCGTTCGTGATGCCGTCGATCATGGTCGCGATCGGCTTCGTCGCGACGTTCGGACAGAACGGGACGCTGAACGCGGTCCTGCGGGCGCTCGGGCTGCCGACGGTCGAACTGCTCTTCACGCTGCCGGCGATCGTCATCGCGCACGCGTTCTACAACGCGCCGCTCGTGGCGCGGGTGACGACCGCGGCCTGGGAGAGCGTCGACGCCTCGGCGATCGAGACCGCACGGAGCCTCGGCGCGTCGCCGACGCGGGCCTTCCGCGACGTCGTCGTGCCCCAGTTGCTCCCCGCGGTGGCGGTCGGCGCGACGCTGACGTTCGTGTTCACGTTCGCGTCGTTCCCGATCGTGCTGGCGCTCGGCGGCTTCCGGCTGGCCACCGTCGAGGTGTTCATCTACTCGCGGATCCAGAACCTCGCGTACGCCGAGGCCGCCTCGCTGGCGGTCGTCGAGACCGCGATCTCGCTGGGGCTGACGTACCTCTATCTCCGCTACGAGGGTCGACAGCGGGCGTCCGGGCAGGGCGCGCGGCCGCAACCCAGACGGTCGCTGTGGCCCAGGCGTGGCGGTGCCGAGGACGGGATCGGAGCCGACGCCTGGGACCTCCGGGAGATCGCGACGCGAGTCGGGATCGCGGCCTACGCCCTCGTCGTCCTCGCGGTGTTCGTCGTCCCGATCGCCTCGATGGTGCTGACGAGCCTCACCGGGCCCGAAGGCGAGCTGTCACTCCGGCACTACCGCTTCCTCCTGGAGCGCCAGCGGACCGGCGCGGCCTACCAGGTCCGGCCGCTCCCGGCGATCGAGAACTCGCTGCTGTTCGGCGCGGGGACGCTCCTCGTGGCGGTCCCGATGGGCGTCCTGATGGCGGTGCTGACGACGCGGGACTTCCGCGGGCGGGCGGTCGTCGACGCGCTGTCGATGGCGCCGCTGGCGGTCTCGGGGATCGTCGTCGGCCTCGGCCTTCTCCGGGGGCTCGTGTTCGGCGTCGAGGTCTTCGGGACGCGGCTCACCGTGACCGGCGCGCTCGCGGTCGTCGCGGCCCACGCCGTTGGCGCGTATCCGTTCGTGACGCGGAACGTCGCCCCGCTGTTGCGGAACCTCGATCCGAGACTGGTCGAGTCCGCGCGGAGCCTCGGCGCGAGTCGGGCGCGGGCGCTCGTCGACATCGAACTCCCGCTCGTCGCCGCCGGCGTCGTCGCGGGCGCGGCCTTCGCCTTCGCGATCAGCATCGGAGAGTTCGACTCGACGGTCGTCCTCGCGGAGGGGTCGACGAGCTACACGATGCCCGTCGCCGTCGAGCGCTACCTCGGGCGGCGGCTGGGCCCGGCGACCGCGATGGGCTGTCTCTTACTCCTGGTGACGAGCCTGAGCTTCGTCGTGATCGAGCGGTTCGGGGGCCAGTACAGCGGCCGGGGAGGATTCTGA
- a CDS encoding ferredoxin — protein MKIRFDRDTCIGMFQCVDEWDAFEKNLDTGKADLAGADEVDDDVFELEVPDDAELDAEFAARACPVDAIELYDGDEQVV, from the coding sequence ATGAAGATCCGCTTCGACCGGGACACGTGCATCGGGATGTTCCAGTGCGTCGACGAGTGGGACGCCTTCGAGAAGAACCTCGACACGGGGAAGGCCGACCTCGCCGGCGCCGACGAGGTCGACGACGACGTCTTCGAGCTGGAGGTCCCCGACGACGCGGAGCTGGACGCGGAGTTCGCCGCCCGGGCGTGTCCCGTCGACGCGATCGAGCTGTACGACGGCGACGAGCAGGTGGTGTGA